The Labilibaculum sp. sequence TAATTTTTATTTTATTTACAGAATAATAACTGAAACATTATGAATGATTTAAGCGAAAACTTTTTTACTGGTCTCTTACAAGAGACAAAAACAATTAATATTGTTAAGCAATTAGAGTCTCTAAACAAATTCTTAAAAAACAACATACAAGTAGATAATAATGAAAATGACATTTCTTATAATCCGATCTATCTATCAAACGGAGTAGCTGTTTCTCCTGAAATTGCAGTACACTGCTTTCAGGATTACATACGAACTCATCGCTTTATGCTTGCACTTTATAGAGCTGTTCAGGAAAAACTGGAACAATTTCCCAAACGCAAAATCAAAATATTATATGCTGGTTGCGGACCTTATTGCCCATTAATTCTTCCGTTATTATACCTTTTTAATAGTACCAATATTGAAATAGATGTTATCGAGATTAATCCTTATTCATTAAAATCTGCCAAACAAATAATCTCCTTTATTGGTAAAAATCAGTATATAAAAAAAATACTATGCATTGATGCCACGCAATACAAACCCGAAAAAGAAGATCGTTTCGATATTATTATTTCAGAAACTATGGACAAAGCATTAGAAATAGAGCCTCAAGTTTCAATATTTCTTAATCTATTTTCGTATTTAAAAAAAGAGGGCATTCTTATTCCAGAAAAAGTTACAGTAGACTTATATGCAACAGATATAAGAAAAGAGAAAAGCAGCGATTATGAATTCTATTTAGACACTTCAACCACCAAAAGCAACCAAATTCAAAGAACGTTTATTAAAAATATTATTACACTTGACAAATCATTTCTCAAACTTCAACACTCAAAAAAAAATCAAGAAAACATTTATTTAACTTCACTTAAAATATCAGATCTTGCAACTGAAAATATTGACCTCTTATACATTACCAGCTTAAAAATTTATAAATCTATCATATTAAGCGAAGACGAGTCGTTATTAACTCTAAAAGTATACGCCTTAACCCTAACAGATAAAATCATCAACTCTCAAGTAGAATTTTCTTACCGTTTAAACAATGATCCTCGCATAATAAAAAAGATTGTCTGAATCTTTCATCAAATACACAAATACGGATTCTGCCAGCCACTCACATTCTCCTTATGAATTTTTTCGTATGCTTCGTTACTGTATTCCAAAGCTCTGCCCTGATCAATAACAATTTTCGTTACTTGATTATTTGCAAAACCAATTTTTTCAATATCGATTAATGGAGTGGCATATTCTGAATTCAGGAAAAAAGAGCGTTTGCCCCTTGGTCCCTCAATAGTTTCTGTTTTGAGTCGTTTTTTAATTTCTGGCCAATTCTTTTTTTGGAACTCGGGAATTAATCGTTCAAAAACCAAACCCGTTTCATAACCTAAAAGAGTGTAAAAATCGGGCTTTTGACCAGCAAACTGGTTAACTTTATGTTTGAACTCCATATTGGCTTTATCTTTTGAATGATAATTCCACATAGAGGCAGAGTATAAATTTAGATCAAGATTACTTACTTGATTTAAAACATCATCTGACGACATGTGTGCACTTACTACAAGTGGAATTTTATTATTTAATCCTGATTTACAATATTCATAGTAAAATTCTAATGCTTCGCTACCGCAAAATAGAGAATGAATATAAGTTGGTTGCGTTTTTTTTATTTCATCGAACAGACCTTCTATCTGACCTTTCAACTGAGAAGCTCCAGGC is a genomic window containing:
- a CDS encoding ABC transporter substrate-binding protein; this encodes MNQNIKIGFLAPYSSIYPDMVPSLVSGFYSAVPEKYHQLFQIFPEYVGQGGDKATTEAVNKLLNFNRVDIVSGFVSYKVLPSVIPSIENRQKLGLFFDVGEYIPYTHHISDSVFNNSFQMWQSQFSLGYWAHQKYGEKGAVIMPIYDGGYHLQSAFRQGAIMAGASNMDMYILKYQPGASQLKGQIEGLFDEIKKTQPTYIHSLFCGSEALEFYYEYCKSGLNNKIPLVVSAHMSSDDVLNQVSNLDLNLYSASMWNYHSKDKANMEFKHKVNQFAGQKPDFYTLLGYETGLVFERLIPEFQKKNWPEIKKRLKTETIEGPRGKRSFFLNSEYATPLIDIEKIGFANNQVTKIVIDQGRALEYSNEAYEKIHKENVSGWQNPYLCI